The genome window GCGAGGACGGAGCGGGACTTGCGCGGGCGGCGGGCCCCGCGGCGTATGTCTGTCACGCGTACTCCCTTTGCGGTGGGGGACGAGGACGAACTCGCGCAACGCAGAGTGCCAGCCCACCCGCAAGTTCGACAGGTGCACGTCACGATGGGCGCAAATCAACCCCTGGCCGGGGAGGCGCACCCATGCGCACCCATCCGGGCGAGGAGGCGGGCACGGTTCTCGGAACAACCGCACATTGGTCGGGAAGGCGATGTTTGCGGCGGCCGATGAAGGTCACCTGGCCCGCACGGGACCGACAGGCTCCGGGCGCGGACGACGTGCCCGGTACGCCACCGCTCGTACGACGAGAGGCAGATTCATGACGGAGACTCCCCCTGTCACCACGACCGATTCCGGCGCCCCGGTCGAGAGCGACGAGCATTCGCTCACCGTGGGGCCCGCCGGTCCGATCCTGCTGCAGGACGCGTATCTGATCGAACAGATGGCCCAGTTCAACCGGGAACGGATCCCCGAGCGCCAGCCCCACGCCAAGGGAAGCGGCGCTTTCGGGCACTTCGAGGTGACCCACGATGTCAGCGCCTACACCAAGGCGGCCGTCTTCCAGCCGGGAACCCGCACCGACCTGGTCACCCGTTTCTCGACCGTCGCGGGTGAGCGCGGCAGCCCGGACACCTGGCGCGACCCGCGCGGCTTCGCGGTGAAGTTCTACACCGCCGAAGGCAACTACGACATGGTCGGCAACAACACACCGGTGTTCTTCGTGAAGGACCCGATGAAGTTCCAGCACTTCATCCGGTCCCAGAAACGCCGCGCCGACAACAACCTGCGCGACCACGACATGCAGTGGGACTTCTGGACGCTCTCCCCCGAGTCCGCCCACCAGGTCACCTGGCTGATGGGCGACCGCGGCATCCCGCGGTCCTGGCGCCACATGAACGGCTACACCTCCCACACCTACATGTGGATCAACGCCGCCGGCGAGCGTTTCTGGGTGAAGTACCACTTCAAGACCGACCAGGGCATCGAGTACTTCACGCAGCACGAGGGCGACCAGATGGCCGCCGCCGACACGGACTACCACACCCGTGATCTGTTCGAGCACATCCGCGACGGCGACTTCCCCAGCTGGACCCTGCATGTGCAGGTGATGCCGTACGAGGAGGCCGCGAGCTACCGCTTCAACCCCTTCGACCTCACCAAGGTGTGGCCGCACGGCGACTACCCGCTGATCCCGGTCGGCCGTATGACACTCGACCGCAATCCGACCGACAACCACGCGGAGATCGAGCAGGCGGCCTTCCAGCCCAACAACCTCGTCCCCGGCATCGGTCCCAGCCCGGACCGCATGCTGCTGGCCCGGCTGTTCTCCTACGCGGACGCGCACCGCCACCGGATCGGCGGCAACTACCAGCAGCTTCCGGTGAACGCCCCCGTCGTGGACGTCCACACCTACTCCAAGGACGGGGCGATGGCGTACCGGAAAACCGCCGACCCGGTGTACGCCCCCAACTCCAAGGGTGGTCCCGCCGCCGACACCGCGCGCCACTCCCCGCCCAGCTGGGAGGCCGACGGCGCCCTCACCCGTACGGCCTACGTCAGCCATGCCGAGGACGACGACTGGGGCCAGGCCGGCACCATGGTGCGCGAGGTTCTGGACGACGCCGCCCGCGACCGTCTGGTCGACAACGTCGTCGGTCATCTCCTCAACGGCGTCTCGGAGCCCGTCCTGAAGCGGGCCTTCGAGTACTGGTCGAACATCGACAAGAGCATCGGCGACCGTATCGCCCAGGGCGTACGCGCCAAGGCGGGCGAGAAGGATCCCAAAGCCGCCGAGCAGGGCAGTCCCGCCCGGCGCGGCATGCAGGACAAGGCCTGAGCACGACGACCTGACGAACCGACCCCCACGGTCACCCACGGTCACGCATGATCACGGTGGGTTTCCGCACAGCTCCGGCGTCGGCTCCGACGCCGGCTCCGACGCCGTGCCGGCTTCGCCGACGCGGAGACGCACCGATTCACGCACCGATTCACCCACCGATTCCGGTCCGATCAGCAGGAGGTCGACGCGCACCACCCTGACACGCCTTCAAGATGGTCCCCTCCCGCCTCGGTGTGCCGCACTGCGCGCCGGTGTCGGCCGAGGAGGATCTCATCCGCGCCGCCTACGTGCTCAACGCGGGCGAGAAGGACGCGATCCTGGTCGGGCAGGGTGCCCGCGGTGCCCGTCAGGAGGTGTTGGCGGTCACCTACCGGCTCGGCGCGGGAGTGGCCGAGGCGCTGCTCGGCAAGGACGCCCTCGACGACGACCTGCCGTACGTCACCGGCTCCATCGGCCCGCACATGGTCGGCCTGCGCCACCCCTTCGAGGTCGACCTGGTCGGCGGCTTGACGGGTCACGGGTCACGGGTCACGGGTCACGGGTGACCGGCCATCAGTCACCGCGCAGATAGCGGGTGACCATGTCCACCAGCTCGTTCTCGAACGTCTCGACCGGAATCGTGCGCGGACGTCCGGGTGCCGGCCGAGGAGTTCGCGGACCTGTTCGACGCGGTCCCTTCCGTGTCGTTCGATCGCGTCCAGCAGGTCCTGGGAGAACGACGCCTCCTCGATCATGACCCGCAGCAGCTGCGGGTCATCACGGTGCTCCTGGAACACCCGCTCCAGCCACTCCCGCCACCGGGCCCGCGCCACCACCTCGGCCCGTTCGCCACCGTCCGCCCTGGCCTGACCAACTCCTCGCTCTCCGCCTGGAGTTCCTCCTCGGCGGTACCGCCGCCGGCCCCGCGTCCCACAAGAGAGGTCATGGGCGCTCCGGCACCTCGGCTCGCTGCGAACTGCCGCGCTCGGGCATGCGTTCAGCGAACAGTCGAGGCGTTGGATGTGTCGGAGGCTTCCGTGCGGGGCGCCTCCGTGGCGGGCTCCGCCGCGTCCGGCTTTTCTGAGTCCGGCTTTTCTTCGTCGGACTTTTCTTCGTCGGGCTTTTCCCCGTCCGGCGTCTCGCAGGTGATCTCGTCGCGTGGGGTGTAGTGGGTGTGGAACGGCTGCCGCTTCACTTCCTTGCCGTCGTTGTAGAAGACCCGGTCGACGGTGACGTCGAAGCCCTCCAGCGGGGTCT of Streptomyces phaeolivaceus contains these proteins:
- a CDS encoding catalase, with amino-acid sequence MTETPPVTTTDSGAPVESDEHSLTVGPAGPILLQDAYLIEQMAQFNRERIPERQPHAKGSGAFGHFEVTHDVSAYTKAAVFQPGTRTDLVTRFSTVAGERGSPDTWRDPRGFAVKFYTAEGNYDMVGNNTPVFFVKDPMKFQHFIRSQKRRADNNLRDHDMQWDFWTLSPESAHQVTWLMGDRGIPRSWRHMNGYTSHTYMWINAAGERFWVKYHFKTDQGIEYFTQHEGDQMAAADTDYHTRDLFEHIRDGDFPSWTLHVQVMPYEEAASYRFNPFDLTKVWPHGDYPLIPVGRMTLDRNPTDNHAEIEQAAFQPNNLVPGIGPSPDRMLLARLFSYADAHRHRIGGNYQQLPVNAPVVDVHTYSKDGAMAYRKTADPVYAPNSKGGPAADTARHSPPSWEADGALTRTAYVSHAEDDDWGQAGTMVREVLDDAARDRLVDNVVGHLLNGVSEPVLKRAFEYWSNIDKSIGDRIAQGVRAKAGEKDPKAAEQGSPARRGMQDKA